One genomic region from Dehalobacter restrictus DSM 9455 encodes:
- a CDS encoding iron ABC transporter substrate-binding protein, which translates to MKRKFISQRQLIALTLAALFCLTFLFSGCSAQSSQNASAKITVTDTLGRQVEINGTAKKVVAIGPGALRLCCYFENTDIFAGIEQMEIDSPTGRPYLYANPSLAKLPVIGPGGPNNAPNPEQILAVKPDVIFTTYAADQATADNLQSKTGIPVVALSYGQTSTFDPKVDVSLTLIGKIIGMDKRAQELVGLMAQYKTDLDTRTKDVADTQKPSAYVGGLGMKGVHGIESTQGNYSLFNAVHAKNVVDETGKTGSLMIDKEKLISWNPDKIFLDGAGYPSVLEDYKKNPKFYQSLSAVKNGELYALLPYNYYTTNIDTSIADAYYIGKVLYPEQFKDIDPEKKAAEIYQALLGKDAYAQMAKDFGGFRKLELK; encoded by the coding sequence ATGAAAAGAAAGTTTATCTCACAAAGACAATTAATCGCCCTGACCCTGGCGGCGTTATTCTGTCTGACATTTTTGTTCAGCGGGTGTTCCGCCCAATCTTCCCAGAATGCTTCTGCGAAAATCACTGTGACGGATACGCTGGGAAGACAAGTTGAAATCAACGGAACAGCTAAAAAAGTGGTTGCGATCGGTCCAGGAGCCTTAAGGCTTTGCTGCTATTTCGAGAATACGGATATATTTGCGGGTATTGAGCAAATGGAAATCGACAGTCCGACAGGAAGACCATACCTTTACGCCAATCCGTCGCTGGCGAAGCTTCCGGTTATTGGGCCGGGAGGACCCAATAACGCTCCGAATCCGGAACAAATCCTTGCCGTAAAACCGGATGTTATTTTTACAACTTACGCAGCGGATCAAGCCACTGCCGATAACTTGCAGTCCAAAACCGGTATTCCGGTTGTGGCGTTAAGCTATGGCCAAACATCAACTTTTGATCCCAAGGTCGATGTTTCCCTGACACTTATCGGCAAAATTATCGGCATGGATAAAAGGGCTCAGGAATTAGTCGGCCTGATGGCCCAATACAAGACGGATCTGGATACCAGGACAAAAGATGTGGCTGACACTCAGAAACCATCCGCTTATGTCGGCGGCTTAGGAATGAAAGGCGTCCACGGCATAGAGAGTACGCAGGGCAATTACTCGCTCTTTAATGCCGTCCATGCCAAGAATGTAGTTGATGAAACGGGCAAAACAGGTTCTTTGATGATTGATAAAGAAAAACTGATCAGTTGGAACCCGGATAAGATTTTTCTTGATGGAGCCGGATACCCTTCCGTACTTGAAGACTATAAGAAAAACCCTAAGTTCTATCAAAGTTTGTCTGCAGTAAAGAACGGGGAACTCTATGCCCTGCTTCCGTATAATTACTATACGACCAATATTGATACATCAATCGCTGATGCTTATTATATCGGTAAAGTCCTTTATCCGGAGCAGTTTAAGGATATTGATCCGGAGAAAAAAGCGGCTGAAATTTATCAGGCGCTTTTAGGAAAAGATGCTTATGCCCAGATGGCTAAGGATTTTGGCGGGTTTAGGAAGCTTGAGCTGAAGTAA
- the crcB gene encoding fluoride efflux transporter CrcB — MMNVFSVAMGGALGAVARYGLGIWISNKWTHDFPLHTFLINITGAFLLGFLNTLFLDKLTLSPEMRLAMTVGFLGAFTTFSTFGYETIMLLKDGNILTAGIYTLVSIIIGFLGVFLGMGLARLI; from the coding sequence ATGATGAATGTCTTTTCAGTTGCGATGGGGGGCGCTTTAGGCGCGGTTGCCCGTTATGGTCTGGGAATTTGGATATCCAACAAATGGACTCATGACTTTCCCCTGCATACCTTTTTGATCAACATTACCGGAGCATTTTTATTGGGATTCCTTAATACCCTCTTTTTGGACAAACTTACCTTAAGTCCGGAAATGCGGTTAGCTATGACAGTCGGTTTTTTAGGGGCTTTTACCACATTTTCCACCTTTGGCTACGAGACGATCATGCTGTTGAAAGATGGAAATATTTTAACTGCGGGCATTTATACATTGGTTAGTATTATTATTGGTTTTCTGGGAGTGTTTCTTGGTATGGGCCTTGCCCGCCTTATTTAA
- a CDS encoding DUF190 domain-containing protein — protein MVKISGQARRLRIYIGEASKYKGTLLYHAIVKKAKELGLAGVTVLRGIEGFGANSRIKTAKILELSHDLPIVIDIVEQH, from the coding sequence ATGGTTAAGATATCAGGACAGGCGCGCAGACTACGGATTTATATCGGCGAAGCGAGTAAATATAAAGGAACCCTGTTATATCACGCCATTGTTAAGAAAGCTAAAGAGCTTGGCCTGGCGGGTGTTACCGTTTTGCGGGGAATTGAAGGGTTCGGTGCGAATTCCAGAATCAAGACCGCTAAAATCCTTGAATTGTCCCATGACCTTCCTATTGTGATTGATATTGTTGAACAGCATTGA
- a CDS encoding flavodoxin family protein — protein MKITVLYVSVTGNTEKMAGYIQQGIEEVGCIEVKLMNLVQEDTVDYEFVEDSQAVIIGTPAYAADLSWQLKKWFDTDWNCSLAGKLGAAFATANCLHGGADRAISSVLSHMLVKGMLVYSSGMGCGRPFIHLGPVALRDDLEGKEDLFQLFGRRVAEKAVELFH, from the coding sequence GTGAAAATTACAGTCTTATATGTCAGTGTTACCGGCAATACGGAAAAAATGGCGGGTTATATTCAGCAAGGAATTGAAGAGGTCGGTTGTATAGAAGTAAAGCTGATGAATCTGGTGCAGGAAGATACTGTCGATTATGAATTTGTTGAGGACAGCCAGGCGGTTATTATCGGGACCCCGGCCTATGCGGCAGACTTGAGCTGGCAGTTGAAAAAGTGGTTTGATACGGATTGGAATTGCAGTTTGGCAGGGAAACTCGGCGCGGCTTTTGCCACGGCAAATTGCCTGCATGGTGGGGCAGACCGGGCGATTTCTAGTGTTTTGAGTCATATGCTGGTCAAGGGTATGCTGGTATACTCATCCGGGATGGGCTGCGGCAGACCGTTCATTCATTTGGGACCTGTAGCGTTAAGAGACGATCTGGAGGGGAAAGAAGATCTATTTCAGTTGTTTGGAAGACGGGTTGCGGAAAAAGCAGTGGAATTATTTCACTAA
- a CDS encoding helix-turn-helix transcriptional regulator, with product MGEKKALSTQDVADMLHVSKSTIYDLIKKGEIVSYKVGRKVRFTENDVQDYISRSKKGPFSPSSPSGTLGAFSLLGIEKKQDGFIICGQDLILDILSNYMRLHDIHALRAYIGSYDSLVSLYKNKINVASTHLWDSDTDQYNVPYVRRLLPGIPTVIIHLTCRMQGLYVAKGNPKGITTWADFGRDDITMINREFGAGSRVLLDENLKLLGIYGSTIRGYKKENQSHLAVASAVSSGEADVAVGNEKIARQVDNIDFIPLKKERYDLVVKKENFQTPEIQTMLNIIRSPAFKNEFANIGGYDTSDMGKIVAEI from the coding sequence ATGGGCGAAAAAAAAGCTTTGTCAACCCAAGATGTGGCTGACATGCTTCATGTAAGCAAAAGCACAATCTATGATCTCATTAAAAAAGGCGAAATCGTCTCCTACAAGGTAGGAAGAAAAGTCCGTTTCACAGAAAACGACGTGCAGGATTATATATCCCGTTCCAAAAAAGGCCCATTCAGCCCGAGTTCACCATCCGGCACTTTGGGCGCCTTCAGCTTGTTAGGCATTGAAAAGAAGCAAGATGGATTTATTATTTGCGGCCAGGATCTGATTCTCGATATTCTTTCCAATTACATGAGACTACATGATATTCACGCGCTAAGAGCTTACATAGGGAGTTATGACAGCTTGGTTTCCTTATACAAAAATAAGATCAATGTTGCCTCTACGCATTTGTGGGATAGTGATACAGATCAATATAACGTCCCCTATGTCAGAAGACTGCTTCCCGGTATTCCCACAGTGATTATTCACCTTACCTGCCGTATGCAGGGATTATATGTGGCCAAAGGAAATCCAAAAGGGATCACGACCTGGGCAGATTTTGGCCGGGATGACATTACCATGATTAATAGGGAATTTGGGGCTGGTTCCAGAGTTCTTCTTGATGAGAATTTAAAGCTCCTTGGGATATACGGAAGCACAATTAGAGGGTATAAGAAAGAAAACCAGTCCCATTTGGCAGTTGCCAGTGCCGTAAGCAGCGGAGAGGCTGATGTGGCCGTGGGCAACGAAAAGATCGCGAGACAGGTCGATAATATTGATTTCATTCCACTGAAAAAAGAACGCTATGATTTAGTTGTCAAAAAAGAGAATTTCCAAACTCCAGAAATTCAAACAATGTTAAATATCATCCGTTCTCCAGCTTTTAAAAATGAATTTGCGAATATAGGCGGTTATGACACAAGCGACATGGGTAAAATCGTTGCAGAGATTTAA
- a CDS encoding flavin reductase family protein, protein MILEPRKREQIMPLPVALISTMSKDGVRNIAPWSNITPILRPYEEIVLASWIKRDTLINIRQTGEFVINIPPANLADAVMVCSKNYSPEVDEFLKAGLTPFPSKQIKVPGIEGCLAWAECKLVEEILREKYSLVIGQVVHLEVNASFFNEDGDMDFERARPLSVMLGNEQMWFTRPVFTGRKADYAEMFDK, encoded by the coding sequence GTGATACTGGAACCGCGTAAAAGAGAACAGATTATGCCGTTACCGGTCGCCCTTATTTCGACAATGAGCAAAGACGGTGTGCGTAATATTGCTCCCTGGTCAAATATTACCCCAATCCTAAGACCCTATGAGGAAATCGTTTTGGCTTCCTGGATAAAGAGAGATACATTAATCAATATCCGACAAACCGGAGAATTTGTCATCAATATCCCTCCGGCTAATCTGGCTGATGCGGTGATGGTTTGTTCCAAAAATTATTCTCCGGAAGTTGATGAGTTTCTGAAAGCCGGTTTAACACCGTTCCCGTCCAAACAGATCAAAGTTCCGGGAATTGAAGGGTGTTTGGCCTGGGCGGAATGCAAGCTGGTTGAAGAAATACTCAGGGAAAAGTATTCGTTGGTGATTGGTCAAGTTGTTCACCTGGAGGTAAATGCGTCCTTTTTCAATGAGGACGGAGACATGGATTTTGAACGTGCTCGGCCGCTTTCAGTGATGTTGGGTAATGAACAAATGTGGTTTACGAGGCCGGTTTTTACCGGAAGGAAAGCAGACTATGCCGAGATGTTTGATAAATGA
- a CDS encoding ABC transporter ATP-binding protein: MILSVKGLAFQYPSREVLQDINFTVAKGDFLAILGVNGAGKSTLLKCLNKVLSPHAGTVFIREEDTGKLSRRELAKRIGYVAQRQEGAFATVFDAVLLGRKPYIQWEASQKDLEITRKALKSLDLEGYALRYLNELSGGEQQKVVIARALAQEPELLLLDEPTSSLDLKNQFEVAKIVRNVVQDNQMCAVVTMHDLNLAIRYANKFLLLKNGVIFAAGGLEVMTPENIESVYAVPVKIKEIEDIPVVVPV, encoded by the coding sequence ATGATTTTATCCGTCAAAGGATTGGCGTTTCAATATCCGAGCCGGGAGGTATTGCAGGATATTAATTTTACCGTGGCCAAAGGAGATTTTCTGGCTATTCTGGGAGTAAACGGCGCGGGGAAATCCACGCTGCTGAAATGCCTGAATAAAGTGTTAAGCCCTCATGCCGGCACGGTGTTTATCCGGGAGGAAGATACCGGCAAGCTTAGCCGGAGGGAACTGGCCAAAAGAATCGGTTATGTTGCCCAACGCCAGGAAGGTGCCTTCGCCACGGTATTTGATGCTGTTCTTTTAGGAAGAAAACCGTATATTCAATGGGAAGCTTCCCAAAAAGATCTGGAAATCACCCGTAAGGCTTTAAAATCGCTGGATCTGGAAGGATATGCCTTGCGTTACCTGAATGAACTCAGCGGAGGAGAACAGCAAAAAGTTGTCATTGCCAGGGCCTTGGCGCAAGAACCGGAACTTCTTTTGCTGGACGAACCGACCAGCAGCTTGGATTTGAAAAACCAGTTTGAGGTCGCCAAAATTGTCCGGAATGTTGTCCAAGACAACCAAATGTGCGCGGTGGTCACGATGCATGACTTGAATCTGGCGATCCGATATGCCAATAAGTTCCTCCTGCTGAAAAACGGCGTTATTTTTGCAGCCGGAGGTCTTGAAGTGATGACGCCCGAAAATATTGAAAGTGTTTATGCTGTACCGGTCAAAATCAAAGAAATCGAGGATATTCCGGTTGTGGTGCCGGTTTAA
- a CDS encoding sulfate/molybdate ABC transporter ATP-binding protein, with amino-acid sequence MLEVSIEKTLGNFTLQSSFISGKGVLGILGSSGCGKSLTLKCIAGLYSPDKGAIKLNGKELFNSDSKVNVLPRRRNIGYVFQNYALFPHLTVYKNIAYGVQHLDNAKRHEKVLEMISKMQLNGHEKQFPSQLSGGQQQRVALARTLITEPELLLLDEPFSALDSHVKQILEKELLSIIKKNYHGIVLLVTHNIEEAYRLCDRILVFDKGTSVQIGEKEEIIRYPATVSAARITGCKNLFEVEVLGEEEGYIHIKAESFCLKAVKRKSELHTKMMAGIRAQDLRISSENKENPNTFECQVTDEIEGIFSTTVIVNCLGKNLQVEVPGSDLLLTHCKEQKQKLWLYIPEEKIFLMNVDQSHHGMTMPVVN; translated from the coding sequence GTGCTGGAAGTCTCGATCGAGAAAACGCTGGGAAATTTTACGCTGCAATCTTCTTTTATCAGCGGCAAGGGAGTGCTGGGAATTCTCGGTTCATCCGGCTGCGGCAAAAGTCTGACCTTAAAATGCATCGCCGGGCTCTATTCCCCGGACAAAGGTGCGATCAAACTAAACGGGAAAGAACTATTTAATTCGGACAGCAAAGTGAATGTTTTGCCCCGGCGAAGAAATATTGGCTATGTGTTTCAGAATTACGCACTGTTTCCTCACCTGACTGTCTACAAAAACATTGCCTACGGTGTCCAGCACCTGGATAATGCAAAACGCCATGAAAAAGTCCTGGAAATGATCAGCAAAATGCAGCTGAACGGCCACGAAAAACAATTTCCTTCCCAACTGTCGGGAGGGCAGCAGCAGCGTGTGGCTTTAGCCAGAACCTTGATTACCGAACCCGAATTATTGCTCTTGGATGAGCCTTTTTCAGCGTTGGACAGTCATGTTAAGCAGATCCTGGAAAAGGAATTGCTCAGTATTATTAAGAAGAATTATCATGGCATTGTTTTGCTGGTTACGCATAACATTGAAGAAGCTTACCGGCTCTGTGACAGGATTTTGGTTTTCGATAAAGGAACATCGGTGCAAATCGGGGAAAAGGAAGAAATTATCCGTTATCCGGCGACTGTGTCGGCTGCCAGGATAACCGGCTGCAAGAATCTCTTTGAGGTAGAAGTTTTAGGTGAAGAAGAAGGATATATCCACATAAAGGCAGAGAGCTTTTGCTTGAAGGCAGTAAAAAGGAAAAGTGAGCTTCATACAAAAATGATGGCTGGAATCCGGGCACAAGATTTGAGAATATCTTCAGAAAATAAAGAAAATCCCAATACCTTTGAATGTCAAGTAACAGATGAAATTGAAGGAATATTTTCAACAACAGTAATCGTAAATTGTCTGGGAAAGAACTTGCAAGTAGAAGTTCCTGGGAGTGATCTGCTTTTAACACACTGCAAAGAACAAAAGCAAAAACTCTGGCTGTATATTCCTGAAGAAAAGATATTCTTAATGAATGTTGATCAATCGCACCATGGTATGACTATGCCAGTGGTAAATTAA
- the modB gene encoding molybdate ABC transporter permease subunit translates to MDNINLFPLFLSFRVAFTATFIGIVCGLPLAYLLSRRPGRLSDFIDTLTNLPVVLPPTVLGYYLLVLLGRNSWPGKFLEEQFNIMIVFTTTGAVIAATVVSIPYMIKASKAALSEINEDYLNAARLLGRTELNIFVTIMVPIAWRGIISGITMSFARALGDFGTTLMVAGSIPDKTLTMPIAIYDSLQAGNYNMANFLVLIMTSVAVAVLYIVNRLEKKMKKG, encoded by the coding sequence ATGGATAATATTAACCTTTTTCCGCTTTTTTTATCTTTTCGGGTAGCGTTTACAGCAACTTTTATCGGAATTGTTTGCGGCTTGCCCCTGGCCTATTTATTAAGCCGCAGACCGGGAAGATTATCCGATTTTATCGATACGCTGACGAACCTTCCCGTTGTCTTGCCGCCAACAGTGCTGGGCTATTATCTGCTTGTCTTACTGGGCCGTAATTCTTGGCCGGGCAAGTTTTTGGAAGAACAGTTCAATATCATGATTGTATTTACGACGACAGGGGCGGTTATTGCCGCCACTGTCGTTTCCATTCCCTATATGATTAAAGCGTCCAAGGCCGCGCTTTCGGAAATCAACGAGGATTACCTGAATGCGGCCAGGCTCTTGGGAAGAACGGAACTTAATATCTTTGTAACTATCATGGTGCCGATTGCCTGGAGGGGAATTATCTCCGGCATTACCATGTCTTTCGCGAGAGCCTTGGGGGATTTTGGCACAACCCTGATGGTCGCCGGGAGTATCCCCGATAAAACCCTTACCATGCCGATTGCCATTTACGATTCGTTGCAGGCGGGAAACTATAATATGGCCAACTTTCTTGTGCTGATCATGACCAGTGTTGCCGTTGCGGTTTTATATATTGTCAACCGGCTGGAAAAAAAGATGAAGAAGGGGTGA
- a CDS encoding universal stress protein encodes MEINKILVGFDGSPSSRKALEYAKELSNKLNSSVTVLTVVRLPDFSQSMDEVEETIEEAQRKIEPLHQEIRETGLKEGMKIATEIVHGHPAEKLISYAKENGFDLIIVGTRGLGGFKKLVIGSVAQKVVSYSAIPVLTVKDGR; translated from the coding sequence ATGGAAATCAATAAGATTCTTGTGGGGTTTGACGGTTCACCCAGCAGCAGGAAGGCACTGGAGTACGCTAAAGAATTAAGCAACAAACTTAATTCATCTGTTACAGTTTTAACTGTAGTCCGATTGCCTGATTTTAGCCAAAGCATGGACGAAGTAGAGGAAACCATTGAAGAAGCGCAAAGAAAAATTGAGCCGCTGCATCAAGAAATTCGAGAAACAGGGCTTAAGGAAGGAATGAAAATTGCAACGGAAATTGTCCACGGGCATCCGGCTGAAAAACTCATTAGTTATGCAAAAGAGAATGGGTTTGACCTAATCATTGTTGGCACAAGAGGCTTGGGAGGGTTTAAAAAACTCGTGATCGGCAGCGTGGCTCAGAAAGTAGTAAGCTATTCTGCCATACCTGTTTTAACTGTTAAAGATGGACGTTAA
- a CDS encoding FecCD family ABC transporter permease — MKHKQTDAGNLQEKDIYHQYTHKKKIVILVLAFLIVLLAIAAVNAGSFNLNPLQVIQSLLGKGSDASSVVIWQIRMPRILAAITAGAGLAVAGCVMQNNLRNPLAAPDTLGVSHAAAFGANIAIIVLGAGSISSTSTDAVTINNPYLVTLCAFACSMAATLVILLLAGIRGFSPEAMILAGVALNSLFMAGTILIQYFASDVQVAAAVFWTFGDLGRVAWREVLILACLVIFAFIYFLFKRWDYNALDSGEETAKSLGVHVKRVRQGGMFVSALIASVAVSFLGIIGFVGLIAPQIMRRIIGGDHRYLIPASALMGSVLMLFSDTIARTMVAPVVLPVGAITSFFGAPLFLYLLVRGYQRR; from the coding sequence ATGAAGCATAAACAAACTGATGCGGGTAATTTACAAGAAAAGGATATTTATCACCAATATACGCATAAGAAAAAAATAGTGATTTTGGTGCTGGCTTTTTTAATTGTCTTGTTAGCTATAGCCGCGGTCAACGCCGGCTCATTTAATCTCAATCCGCTTCAGGTAATTCAATCGCTCCTGGGAAAAGGAAGCGATGCTTCCAGTGTTGTCATCTGGCAAATACGGATGCCCAGGATTCTGGCGGCGATAACTGCCGGCGCCGGGTTGGCGGTGGCCGGATGTGTCATGCAAAATAATCTGAGGAACCCGCTGGCCGCGCCCGATACGCTGGGGGTCTCCCATGCGGCGGCTTTCGGAGCGAATATTGCTATTATTGTTTTAGGTGCCGGCAGTATTTCCAGTACAAGTACGGATGCGGTGACCATCAATAATCCCTATCTGGTTACGCTTTGTGCTTTTGCCTGTTCCATGGCGGCAACGCTGGTGATTCTGCTGTTGGCAGGAATACGGGGGTTTTCGCCCGAAGCCATGATCCTGGCAGGGGTAGCGCTGAATTCCCTGTTTATGGCCGGAACCATTCTGATCCAATATTTTGCCAGTGATGTCCAGGTGGCTGCTGCAGTTTTTTGGACTTTCGGGGATCTGGGAAGGGTTGCCTGGCGGGAAGTATTGATTCTGGCCTGCCTGGTAATTTTCGCCTTTATTTATTTCCTGTTTAAAAGGTGGGACTATAACGCGCTGGACAGCGGAGAAGAAACCGCCAAAAGTCTGGGCGTTCACGTAAAAAGAGTCCGGCAGGGAGGTATGTTTGTTTCGGCGTTAATAGCGTCTGTAGCCGTATCTTTTCTCGGTATTATCGGTTTTGTCGGACTTATCGCGCCTCAGATCATGCGCAGGATTATCGGCGGTGATCACCGCTACCTGATACCGGCTTCCGCTCTGATGGGATCCGTGCTGATGCTTTTTTCTGATACAATCGCCAGAACCATGGTTGCACCGGTGGTTCTTCCGGTCGGGGCTATTACTTCTTTTTTTGGCGCGCCGCTCTTTTTGTACTTGCTGGTGAGGGGGTATCAAAGACGATGA
- a CDS encoding cation:proton antiporter — protein MNVENTYWIATQWILLALAASIISIRLGMSVALVEILVGIFGGNVMHIQITDWVNFLASVGAVILTFLAGAEINPVSLKKNLKQSMAIGILSFLLPFLFGMIVAFYFLGWDVNAAKITGIALSTTSVAVVYAVMVESKLSATSFGQSILAACFITDLGTVLALGLLFTGFSYKILIFTGALVLVILVGTPLAKRVFKIYSGKVSEPEIKFVLLILLLLAYLAVYSGSEAVLPAYIIGLAMAGFFLQYKETLHKLRAIGFVAFTPFYFIKAGSLVSVKALITTFSLIALLLIVKVAAKFIGVLPATMFFKYGRRDGIYTTLLMSTGLTFGTISALYGLTNQYITNSQYSVIVSVVILSAVIPTLIAQKFFFPRNLLKGGQSDGNQ, from the coding sequence ATGAACGTGGAGAATACGTACTGGATTGCGACACAATGGATTCTTTTGGCTTTGGCAGCAAGTATCATATCGATCCGCTTGGGTATGTCGGTGGCTCTTGTGGAAATTCTGGTTGGTATCTTTGGCGGAAACGTCATGCACATCCAGATTACAGATTGGGTCAATTTCTTGGCAAGTGTGGGGGCGGTCATATTGACTTTTTTGGCCGGAGCAGAAATTAACCCGGTGAGCCTCAAAAAGAACTTAAAGCAAAGCATGGCGATTGGAATTCTCTCATTCCTGCTCCCTTTTTTATTTGGCATGATCGTCGCCTTTTATTTCCTGGGATGGGATGTCAATGCCGCAAAAATTACCGGGATCGCTTTATCAACTACATCTGTCGCAGTTGTTTACGCTGTCATGGTAGAAAGTAAACTGAGCGCAACTTCTTTTGGACAATCAATTCTAGCAGCTTGCTTTATTACAGACTTGGGAACAGTCTTAGCCCTGGGATTGTTATTTACAGGTTTTTCCTATAAGATCCTTATCTTTACAGGAGCGCTGGTCTTAGTGATCTTGGTAGGAACGCCCTTGGCCAAACGTGTCTTTAAAATATACAGCGGCAAGGTCAGTGAACCGGAAATAAAGTTCGTGCTTCTAATCCTCTTATTACTGGCATATCTTGCGGTATATTCAGGGAGTGAAGCTGTTCTTCCGGCGTATATCATCGGTCTTGCCATGGCGGGTTTTTTCCTGCAATATAAGGAAACACTGCATAAATTACGCGCCATCGGGTTCGTAGCCTTTACGCCGTTTTACTTTATCAAGGCAGGTTCTCTGGTTTCCGTTAAAGCCCTTATAACGACGTTTTCTCTGATAGCTCTTTTGCTGATCGTAAAGGTTGCAGCTAAATTTATTGGAGTCCTACCGGCGACTATGTTTTTCAAATATGGCAGACGGGATGGTATCTATACCACGCTGCTAATGAGTACCGGCTTAACTTTTGGGACAATTTCAGCCCTCTATGGGTTAACCAATCAGTATATTACCAATTCTCAATATAGCGTGATTGTTTCAGTCGTAATACTAAGTGCTGTTATTCCTACTTTGATAGCTCAAAAATTCTTCTTTCCTCGAAATCTATTAAAAGGAGGACAAAGCGATGGAAATCAATAA
- the modA gene encoding molybdate ABC transporter substrate-binding protein gives MYRKFFASVLILMVLMAALTGCNSSASAPKETTDNTAVKKTGEKITVAAAADLALAFKEIGDLYEQTTGNEAEITFSSSGTAREQIANGAPYDVYASANIKYVDDLIAQDKIIADSKELYAIGRVGAATLVSSPLQIKEASDLLKPEFKKIAIANPDHAPYGVAAKEALESMGLWDKLKDKMVYGKDIQDVLTMVKTGNVEAGLISLSVVNKNEVNFLLFDDKLHKPLKQAIAVVKGTQHEKAAREFIKFVNGEQGREIMKKYGFVLPGEV, from the coding sequence ATGTACAGAAAATTTTTTGCAAGTGTTTTAATACTAATGGTTTTAATGGCTGCACTGACCGGTTGCAATTCGTCAGCTTCTGCGCCAAAAGAGACGACCGATAACACAGCCGTTAAAAAAACAGGTGAAAAGATCACAGTCGCAGCTGCAGCCGATTTGGCCCTTGCCTTTAAAGAAATTGGCGATTTGTACGAACAGACCACAGGAAATGAAGCAGAGATCACTTTCTCCTCCTCGGGAACAGCCAGAGAACAGATTGCCAACGGCGCGCCCTATGATGTCTATGCTTCGGCCAACATCAAGTATGTGGATGACTTAATAGCCCAGGATAAAATTATCGCCGACAGCAAAGAATTATATGCTATTGGCCGGGTAGGCGCGGCAACCCTCGTAAGCAGTCCGCTTCAGATTAAGGAAGCCAGTGATTTATTAAAACCGGAATTTAAGAAAATAGCCATCGCCAATCCGGATCATGCCCCTTATGGTGTTGCTGCCAAGGAAGCTCTGGAATCTATGGGGTTATGGGATAAGCTAAAGGACAAAATGGTTTATGGCAAAGATATTCAGGACGTATTAACGATGGTCAAGACGGGCAATGTTGAAGCAGGTCTTATCTCCTTATCCGTTGTTAACAAAAACGAGGTCAACTTCCTGCTTTTTGATGATAAACTGCATAAACCTTTAAAGCAAGCTATTGCCGTTGTTAAGGGCACGCAACACGAAAAAGCAGCCAGAGAGTTTATCAAGTTTGTGAATGGAGAGCAAGGCAGGGAGATTATGAAAAAATATGGTTTTGTCTTGCCGGGTGAAGTCTAA